Genomic DNA from Candidatus Omnitrophota bacterium:
CTGCCGGAGGCCCATTTCCCGCCGATGGCCTTGATGAGCTGGACGGCGGCGATGAGTTCTTCGGAGCGGATCTGGATGGCGTCGCGCTCCGCCTGCAGACGGGAGCGTTCGGAATCGATGACCTCGAGGAACGTGACCAGGCCCTCCTTGTAGCGGTGCAGCGAGATCTCCGCCGCCTGGCGCGCGGCGCCCAGGAGACTCTGCTGGGCGACGGACTGCTCCTTGCGCAGGCGGATGTCGGAGAGCGCGTTCTCCACCTCGCTGAACGCCGTCAGGACGCGCTGGCGGTAATCGGCCAGGGTCTTGCGGTACTCGGCCTCTTCGGCGCGCAGTTCCGCGGTGAGCCGGCCGCCGTTGAAAAGAGGGATATTGACCGACGGGCCCAGCGACCACTCTCGGCTTTCCCATTTCCAGAGGTCCTCCGCTTCGGCGCTGGCAAAGCCGCCGTTGCCGGTGAGCTTCACCGACGGAAAAAACGAGGCCTTGGCCATGCCCACCCGCTCGTTGGCCGCGGCCATGAGCCGCTCGGCCTCGATGATGTCGGGCCGGTTCTTCAAAACGTCCGACGGGATCCCGGCCGGGATGTCCGGTACCGAAATCTTGAGCGGCGCGTGGGGCGTGGTGAAACTGCTGGCCGGCTGTCCGCACAGGGCCGCCAGCGCGTTGACCAGGTTCTCCCGCCGCCGGCGGGCGTCCACCAGGTCGGCCTGGGCCTGGGCCAGCTGGGTCTGCGCCTGGAAAAATGTCAATTCGCTGTTGATCCCCTGCTGAAAACGCAGGTTCAACATGTCCACGGCCTTTTGCCGGAGATTCACGGCCCCGGCCAGGGCGTCGATCTCCGCGTCCACCGCGCCGATGGAAAAATGCGTCTTCGCCACGTCCGCGGTCAGGGTCAAAAGCACGGTCCGGAAAGCCGCGGCCTCTGCCTCGGCCTCGGCCACGCCGGCTTCGAAAGCGCGGCGGACCTTGCCCCAGATGTCGACCTCATAACTGAAATCCAGCGGGGCCTTGAACGTGTTGCTGGTCCGGCTTTTCGTCAGCCCCACCGTCGAAGAGTTTTTGGAAGACCGCGAACGCTCGGCCGACGGGTTGGCCTCGATCTCCGGCCACAGGTCTGCTCCGTCGACGCGGGCCAGGGCGCGGGCCTTCTCCACCCGGGCGACGGCCGCGGACAGGTCCTGGTTCTGCGACACAGCCAATTCCTCCAGCCAGCTCAACTCTTTATCGCGAAAGATCTGCCACCATTTTTCCCTGAGCTCCACTCCGGCGGAAGGACCGGCCTGGTTTTTCCAGGCCTGCGCGGTTGTGACATCGGGCTTGCGGTACTGCGGGCCCAGGGCGCACCCGCTCAGAAAGGTCCCGGCCAACAAAATCAAGGCGGCATGTCCCGCGGCTTTGGGAGGAAGAATTTTCACCGGAATCCGGCGGTGGACAAAATTGTTAAAAAACACGTAAACCACCGGAATCAGGAACAGTGTCAAAAATGTGCTGGTGACCATGCCGGAGACCGCGGCCACCCCCAGGGGACGGCGGGCCTCGCCGCTGGCCCCGAACCCGATGGCGATGGGCAGGATACCGACGATCGTGGCGGCCGCCGTCATCAGGATGGGACGCAGGCGGATCAGCCCGGCCTGGTGCATGGCCTCTTTGGCCGGCTTTCCCTTGGCCAGCTGCTGATTGGCAAAATCCACGAGCAGGATCCCGTTCTTGGTGACGAGCCCGAATAACAGGATCATGCCGATCTGGCTGTAAAGATTGACGCTCATGCCCTGGATCACCCCGAACCAGCCGGCATTGCTGATCAGGCCCAGGAGCCACAAGCCGCCGGTCGCGCCGAACGCCGCCAGCGGAATGGTGAACATGACGGTGAGCGGATGGATCAAACTCTCGAACTGCGCGGCCAGGACCATGTAGATCACGATCGCGGCGAGGACCATGACGAAATCGAACTGCCCGCGGGATTCGATCAGGTCCCGCGCTTCCCCGGTCCACTCATAGCGGAACCCGTCGGGAAGGTCCTCCTTCAGGATGGCCCGCGCCTTTTCCATGGCATTGCCCAGGGGGATGCCGGCCGGAGATCCCTCGATGTTCGCGGAACGCCAGCGGTTGTAATGGTTGATCGCGCTGGGGCCGGCACCAGTCTCATAATTGATGACGTTGTTGAGCTGTATCAGGTCTCCCCGGATACTGCGGACATATACTTTTTCCAGGTCCGTGGGCGTGAGCCGCGACGCGCGCCCGAGCTGAACAATGACGTCGTATTCCTTGCCCTTGATGTTCACCTTGGTCAGGTCCGAGCCGCCGAATAGGATCTGCATCGTCCGGGAAATGTCCTCGACGTTCACGCCGACCGCGGCCGCGCGGTCGCGGTCGATGCTGACCCGCAGTTCCGGCTTGTTCATCTCGAAGGTCGTGCGCACGTTCATCAGGAAGCCCGCGCTGCGCAGCTTGTTGGTCAGTGCTTCCGCGTAATTGCTCAGGGCGGTCAGGTCCTGGCTCTGCACAACCAGTTGGAAGGGCTGGGAAAAACTGCCGCCGATGGACTTGGGGACGATCGGGATCACAAACGCGCCTTCGACCTCGTTGAAAAACCTTGCCGCCAGCCCGGTGGGGCCGCCGACAATGTCCCGCAGGTGGCGCTTGCGGTGGTCCTTGAGCCGGATGAACGCGAACCCCTGGGAGCTCTTCCCCGGGCCGCCGCGGGCCAGCGCCACCGCCGAGAAATACCCTTCGACCTCGGGGACCTCGGCGACGATCGACTCGAGCTTGCGCACCATCCGGTCGGTGTATTCGCTGGTGGCCCCTTCCGGGGCCAGGGCGATACAGAGCAGCCGGCCCTTGTCCTCGTCCGGCATGAATTCCTTGGGCAGCTGGGTGAGAAAAAACGCCGTCAGGCCGAAGGTCACGAGCGACGCGGCCACGATGGGGGCCGGATGGTCCAGGGTCCACTGAAGGGCGCGGCCGTAACGCGCGGTGGTGTTCTCCAGGAACCGTTCGAACATCCCCAGCAGACTGCCCTTGGGCGCGTGCCCGATCGGTTTCAGAATGCGGGAACAGATCATGGGGCTCAGCGTCAGGGCCACGAACGAGGAGACCATGACCGACATGGAGATCGCGATGGCGAACTCGATGAACAACCGGCCGGTCACGCTGGTCTGGAACGCCATCGGCAGGAACACCGACACCAGGGCCACGGTGGTCGCGATGACCGCGAAGCCGATCTCCCTCATCCCCTGCACCGCGGCGTCCATCGGTTTCATCCCCTCTTCGATGTGCCGGTAGATGTTCTCCAGGACGATGATGGAATCGTCGACGACCAGCCCGATCGCCAGAACGAACGCCAGCATGCTCACGATGTTGATGGAGAATCCCAGCGCGTAGAGAACGCCGAACGTGGAAATGACGGACACCGGGACCGTGAGCGTGGGGACCAGAGTGGAGCGGGAATCGTGCAAAAAAATGTAGATGGCGAGGACCACCAGTCCGAAAGCGATGAACAGCGTGCGCCAGACGTCCTCGATGGCGTGTTCGACGTAAACTGACTCGTCGTAAGGAAAGGCGATCTCGATGCCCTTGGGCAAGAGGTTCCGCAGGCGTTCGATCTCTTCCTTGACCGCCTTGGTGACCTCGATGGTGTTGGCCTTGGACTGCCGGACGATCCCCAGCCCGACGGCCGGTTTGGAATTGAAGCGCGCCGACGACTGCTCGTCCTCGACCCCGACCACCGCCATGCCGATGTCGGACAACCGGGTGAACGTAGAGCCGTCCTGCTTGATGACGAGGCTGTTGTATTCCTCGGGCGTCTTGAGCTCGCCGCGGGTCTCAATGGTCATGGACCGTTCCCGGTTTTCCACGACGCCGCTGGGCAGTTCGACGCTCTGCGTGCGCAGGGCCCGTTCCACGTCCAGCACCGTCACCCCGCGGGCCGCCATTTTCTGCGCGTCCAGCCAGATGCGGATGGCGAAACGCTTGGCCCCGCCGATGATGATCGAGCTGACGCCGGAGATCGTCTGCAGGCGATCCTTGATATTGTTCTCGGCGATCGTGGTCAGCTCCAGGGTGGAATAACGGTCGCTGAACAGCGCGACCCACATGACCGGCTGGGCGTTGGCGTCCTGCTTGGCCACGATCGGCTCGTCGATGTCCTCCGGGAGGCGGCCCCGGACGCGGGACACGCGGTCGCGCACGTCCTGGGCGGACACGTCGATATCGCGGGACAAATTGAATTCAATGGTGATCGTGCTGACCTGCTGGCGGGTTTCGCTGGTGAGCGTCCGGATCCCCTCGATGGCGGTCAGGGACTCCTCGAGGATCTCCGTGACCTGGGCCTCCACGACCGCGGCGCTCGCCCCGGGGTAGACCGTCATGACGTTGACGATCGGCGGGTCCACGTCCGGCAGCTCGCGCACAGGCAGGCGGGTCAGGCCGATGACGCCGAACAGGATGAGCCCAAGGCTCATCATCGTGGCCAGAACCGGACGCTGGATGCTGATTTCGGATAGTTTCATTACCTTAGCCCATGTTGACCTGTCGCAAAGGTTGTCCTCTCCCTCTCGACAGGCTGGCTCAAAATAAACGCCATTCCAGAGAAATGCAGTTTCCTCTGAACATCAGAAAAACTGCATGACATTAACTCACGCGTATTCACCGCAAAGGCCAGGAGCTTCCCCTCAACGGGTTGGACCAACCAACGGCTATTCCAGAAAAATGCAGCTTCCTCTAAAATTTCAGAGAAGCTGCATCGCAAAAATATCTTCAAGAAGCCGGGGCGGGTTCTCCCTGCCCTGGCGCTTCTTCCTTGATCTTCACCGGCGATCCGGGGCCGACCTTCTGGTGGCCCTCCACGATCACGTTCTCGCCCGCGGACAGGCCCTCGAGGATCTCCGCTTTTCCGGCGAGCCGTACGCCCACCTTCACCGGCTTCATCTGGGCCTTGCCCTCGGCATCGACGATGAACGTGAAGACTTCCTCCCCCCTGGGGATCAGGGCGGATTCCGGCACCACCAGCGCCCGGGGACGGATGCTGACGATCAGGTCCAGGTTCGCGAACATCCCCCGGCGGAGCTGGCCTTCGGGATTGGGGACCCTGGCCTTCACCAGGGCCGTCCGGGTCGTCTCCTCCACCTGCGGATCAATGAAATAGACCGCGCCGCTGAACCGATCTTCGGGATAGGCGGCCACGGACACCTGGATCTTCTGCCCGTCTTTGAGCTGGCCCAAAAAACGCTCCGGCACGCGGAATTCCGCTTTCATCGGGTCCTGGCTGATCAAATAGGTGAGCGTCGAGCCCTGGTTGACGAACTGGCCCAAGCTGACCTTGCGCTCGCCCATCACGCCGTCGAAAGACGCGGTGATCACCGTTTCCTTGAGCTGCGCCTTGATCAGATTCGCCTCGGCCTGCTTCGCTTCCAGGTCGGATTTGGCCTGGTCATATTCCTGCTGGGACACCGCCCCGGACTTAATTAGGGAAGACAGCCGCTCAAAGGTGGTCCCGGCCAGCCCCAGGTTGGCTTCGGCCTGGGACAGAGAGGCGTTGAGCTTGGCGGCGTCGATCATAAAAAGCATCTGTCCCTGTTGGACCGCCTGCCCCTCCTCAAACCCGATCTGCTCGATGACGCCCGGCACCTGGTTCTTGATCTCCACCGCCTCATCCGCGGCCAGGGTCCCGACCAGGGAGATCTTGTCCTCGATCTTTTCCTGTTTGACCGGCTCGGCGATGACGCTGACGGCAAATCCGCCGCCGTGCCCGCCCTTGTCCGCCTCGCCGCATCCGGCCAGGGCCAGCGCCGCCAGGCCGATCAGAAGAGAGTTCCGAAACATCACCACACCTCGCGATCATCGGTTGTATCAACAACCATTTTGTTTTTAAGGGAATTAATCTTTGACGTTCTCATAGATCCGGCAAAGGATTTTCTTGCACTGCCCGATCTCCCGGGGGCTGATCTTTTTCTGCGCCTCATTGAGGGTTTGCCGGACAACGGCGGCCAGCCGTTCCTGCAGGTCCCGGCCTTTCCGGGTCAGATAGATCAGTTTCTGGCGCCTGTCATCCTTGCTCGGGATGCGGACCACAAGATTGTGCCGCTCCATATTGTCGATGAGGCGCGTCACGCTGGCCTTGCCCTTGCACGTGGTGCCGGCCAGGTCCTGCTGGCTCTGCCCGTTCCGGGACCAGAGGTTGGTCAGGACCGACCATTGCTCGCAGGTGACGTCGTGCCCGGCGTCGGCGAAATTGCGGTTCAGCCGCGTGCCGAGGGCCCGCGCCGCCCGCGCCATGACATAGCCCAGGGATTCTTCCAGATTGTAAGGAGAAGGGGACATACGCGATATGGTTGCATATGCAACCTTCACAAGTATAGCCAAAAGCGCGGATTTGTCAAACGGGTTTTTGAGGAGGCGCGGCCGGCGACGGATCAGGGCGCGACGATCAGGCTGATGAGGCGGGGATAGACCTTTTCGGTCTTCTGGTAGGGCTGTTCGGGGTCGATCAGGTCGTGGTAGACCCCGTAGCTTTTGTCAAAGGTGAACAGCGTCAGATTGACGTTCGAATGTTTCTGCCACTGCCGGACAACGGCCTTGATGTTCGCCTGGTTCACAGCTTCGTCCAGGGCGTTGGTGATCACGACGATGGACCGGGTGCCCGGGGCGGAACCCTTTGCCTGCTTCAGGACGCACCATCCGAGCCGCATGATCTGGCCCAGCCCCCGCGTGGAAAAACGGCAATACGTGGACTGGGGGCCCTTGAACGCCATTTTTTCGTTCTTGTCCCACCAGAGAAACATGTTCGGCAGGGTCGCGGCGAGGTTGACCGAGGGCTTCCAGAAAATGAACGGTATCTCCTTCCAGCCCCAGAAGGGCGAGATGATCACCGCCTTGTCGACATCGAGCCGGTTCTGCGCCACCCAGCTTGTCATGTTCGCGCCCAGGGACAGCCCGACCACCGTGACATGCTCGCCGAGCCCCCGGGCGATGTCCACGGATTCGTCGCACAGCTTGACCATTTCCTCGGCGGTGAGGTTGGCGTGGTCTCCCGTCATCCTGTCCTTCAGGCCGTGGTGCGGGATACGGGGGATGAAAACATTATATCCCTTCTGAAAGAAGATCTTCCCGAGATCGGCGAACTGGCGGGGGCTGTTGGTGCTGCCGTGAAAAAACACGATGGCATTCGGCGTCTTTTTGCCGTGGCTCAGCAGGATCAGGTGCCCGTTGTCGGCGATGTCCGCCCCATCCTGGGCGTACATGGCCTTGACCCGCTCGACGCTTTCCTCGTAAGTCATGAACCAGGACGGGCTGGAGACAAGCGTTTCGGTCGGGATGGGCTTGACGCAAAGCCAGGCGATCCCCGCGATCGTCCCGAAAAAAAACAGGAGAAAGAGAACGGACACAATATTGAGTTTCTTTTTCATGAGAGTACCTTAGTTTTTATTGTACCCCCAACGCCCCTTTCCTCAACGGATTTATTGAGAAAAAACATTCCAGTTCACGCCCGGGACACCCCCTGTTATAATGAAACCCTGTCACTATTTTTCCCGGTCCCTCACGCAGAAACGTTCCCAAAGGCAGAACGGCAATGATCCGCAATCCGCATACCGCCAAGAGCATTCTCCTTATCCAGAGCAAGGTCGGGCGCATGGATTACGCGGGGCTGCGCCTGCCCGACGCCCTGCTGTCCATCGCGGCGCTTCCCCTGCAGAACGGCTATTCCGTCCGGCTCATCGACCAGCGCGTGGAAAAGGACTGGAAAGCGGCTGTCCGGGAGCACATCAACGCGACGGACGTCCTCTGCGCCGGGATCACCTGCATGACGGGCCCGCAGATCCGCTACGCCCTGGAGATCAACCGGTTCATCAAATCCCTGCGCCGGGACCTGCCGGTGGTCTGGGGCGGCGTGCATCCGAGCCTGTTCCCGGAACAGACCCTGCAAAACGAAAATATCGATTACGTGATCAAGGGCGAAGGAGAACGGACGTTCTTTGAATTCGTGGAGCGCCTGCGCAGTGAGGAAGGCATGGCCGGACTGCCGGGGCTCTATTACAAAGAGAACGGCGCCGTCGTCAAGAATCCTCCCCGCGGATACATCGAGGACCTCGATCAATTGCCGAACCTGCCCTACGAACTGGTGGACATCGAAAAATACCGGGCGTCGGGATTGTTCAAGGGACCGTCGCTGACGTTCTTCACCAGCCGCGGCTGCCCCTTCCCCTGCGCCTTCTGCTACAACCGCGTGTTCAACGAGGGGCAATGGCGGGCCCTGTCGCCCCAAGGTGCTGTCGACCGGCTGGAATACATCGTCAAAACATTCGGCATCCGAAAGTTCTTCATCCAGGACGACAATTTCATCATCCATATCAAGCGTTTCTGGGAACTGATGGGCGAAATGATCCGGCGGGACCTGGGCATCGAATGGGCCTGCATGGGCGTGCGGGCCGACACGCTCCACCAGATCGGGGAAAAAGGGCTGGAGATGATGGTGCGGGCCGGGTGCCGGGACATCGACATCGGCATCGAGAGCGGCTCTCCCCGCATCCTGAAACTGATCAAGAAAGACATCGACCTGGGCCTGGTCACGGACGTGAACCGCATGATGGCCAAATTCCCCATCAAGTCCAAATGCACCTTCATGATCGGCTTTCCGGGAGAAACGGACGAGGAAGTGCGGCAGACGGTCAACTTCGCCGTCCGCATGGGGCGGGAGAACCCGAACGTGTTCACGCTGATCTTTGTGTATTGCCCGTATCCGGGGACGGAATTATTTCAAGCGGCCGTCGAGGCCGGGTTCAAGATCCCGGAACGGCTGGAGGACTGGGCCGATTTCACGCCGGACGAATGGTATCTGAACAGGCCGAACTGGCTGACCCCCCAGCAGCGCGAGCGCTACAACAACATCTGCTTCGCCTCACTGTTCTCCTGCAAATCCGGCATGAGCAAGATCTCAAGCCCCCTGCTGCGCTCGCTGTTCGCACTCTACCACCCCGTGGCCAAATTCCGCCTCAGGAACAACTTCTTCCGGTTCCCGCTGGAAACGTCCCTGCAGAAAAATTTCATGAGCGCCGGCCGCAAACAGCTCGACGACGCGGACGCCGTTTAAACGGACTGCCGGAATTTCCAAACCAAGAGCTGACAGAGCCCTTTGAGGGCGAACGCGATCAACGGCCCAATTCCGACGGAATCAAACCCGGATCCTCGCCGGATATGCGCGACCTCGACCTCCGCCATTCTCATCCCCCTCTTTTTGCAAAGGACCGCCAGCATCAGGTTCGGCGCCAGGGCGTTTCCGGGAACGGACAACAGCAATTCCTGCAGCGCGTCCCTGCGGATCAAACGGAACGGGCAATTGGCGTCCTCGATCCAGGCCCCGAACAGCGCGAAATTCACGGCCCTGATCACCCGCATCAAAAGCAGACGAAAAAAGGGATCCTGCCTACGCTTCCTCACGCCGAGAACAAAATCATGGCTGTCCTTCAGGGCATATAACTTCCAGAAATCCCGGGGATCAAAATGGCCGTCGCTGTCGACCTGAAAAACAAATTCCTTCCCGGCGGCGTCGAACCCCTGCCGCACCGCGGACCCGTGCCCCCGGTTTACGCCTGAGAGGATGATCCGCAGGCGCGGCAGTTCCGCGGCCAGCTTCTTGAGAAGGGCCGGCGTCCCGTCCGTGCTCCCGTCATCCACCACGACCAGCTCGGAGTCCGGGACCTTCTCAACGATCTCCCGATAAAAGGCCCGGATCTCCCTTTCGATCAGGGACTCTTCGTTATAACACGGTATGACCACAGACACCGGCATCTCAAACCCTTTCGGCGATCACAAGCATCTGTCCGGCATAAAACCGGACGTCGGCCTCTCCCCCTATCGCCCGGGGAAGACCGGAAGGCAGAAACCGGAAAAACGGGACCGCCCCTTTCAGTCGAGCCAGGGCATAATTCAACTTTAAAACTTTATCATGCCGCTGAACCCGGAGGACGCGAAACCCGCCTTTTTCCAGAAGGGCCTTCAGAGTAGGACGCGTGAAGTAATGCAGATGCATGGCCTCAATGAACCAGTAATGCCGCCGGAACAGCCGGCGGTATAAACTCCCGAAATCCGGCGTGGTGATGAGCAGCAGGCCTCCCGGCTTTAAAATCTCGCGCGCCTTGCGCAAAAAAATCCGGGGGAACGGGACATGCTCCAGAACGTCGAACATCGTCACGGCATCGTATTCCCCTGCGGGAAGAGGGACATCTTCAAAGCAACCCTGGGTCACGGACAAACCCTTGTCCCGGCACACCCCGGCCGCCCAGCCCGACGGCTCAACGCCTTCAGCCGAGATCTCCCGGCCCGGGCAGGACCGCAGGAATTCCAGAAGAATCCCTGTCATGCATCCGACGTCCAGGATCTTTTTCCGTCCGCCCCGCGCGCGCCCGCATTGTTCCAGCCGTTCGAACGCCGGCTGGAATTCCTTAAGCCGGCTCGCACGATCTTTCTCGTATTGTTCGTCCGTGACCTGCTCGTAAAATCTCCGGTGGTCCTGCATCTCCCCGGCGCGGGCAAGACCGCAGCCCAAGCATTTCACCACCGGCCCCTTCTTCAGGACGGATTTCGTAATTTTAAAATCCGCGGCGGTCAGCCCCTCCCCGGCGCCTTTGTATAAAATCCGGTATTCCCCGGAGCCGCACAGTTCGCAAGCCGTCCCCGTCATAACAGACTCTCCCCGCCGACCCCCAGGATCCGGTCCACGGCCTCTTTGCCCTGGATGATCGAATGATCGACGTTGCCGACCTCATATTTCCAGGCCCCGAAGCGTCCGCGGCTGAAGATGTCCAGTTTTTCCAGCGCCGGGAGGATTTGCTCCAAGGCGGCGTCACGCGTCAACGTGGGAATGGGGTAGGCGTGGCCGATGTCAAACAAAAACCGGGACACGATCAGCCGGACATCATCTTTCTCCAGCAATCCGGCGCGGACCAATCCCTGGATCGTCCGCTCGACCACGTCCTCCTTGTTCTCCCGCTTGTGCTCGGAATAGGAAACCTCGCACAACAGCGAATGGTGCTGTTCATCCGGGACATTGTTCGGAGAGTAATTGGCGAGATACGTAACGCGGTAAAACGGGCAGTCGCCGCCGGGAAAATACATCCAGCACTTTTTATCGGGACACGGCTTCCGGACCCCGATCCCCACGACCAGAACGCTGTTGTGCTTGAGCTCCCGGCTGGCTGTCAGCCACTCCTCTCGGACATCGTCCAGGGTCGCGACAAAATGGTCCAGCGGCGAGGTATTGATCAGCGCTTCATACGCCAGGACCCTGCCGCCCGACAGAAAAACTTTTTTCTCCCAGGGATCGACGCGGACCGCCTCCGCGTTGGTCAGGATTTTTTCCGGAAAAAGCTCCCCGATTTTGTTGAATATCTCCCTCACTCCGCCGGCCACAGGATAACGGAACCGGCCATTCGGCCCCCAGCCGGTTCTCCCCGGCCGCGGCTTCCCGCCCGCGGAAGCGGCGGCGTCCTGGGCGCTGCTGACCCTGTCGGTCAGCCAGGACGTGCTCATCTGATCCAGAGGATGCGCCCACACCTTGGCGTTGTAAGGAAACATAAAATGCCTGGCAATCCCGTTTCCCATGTGGGTCAGGATCCAATGTTCAAAATTATCGTTTTTTTTCTCCAAGGCCTCGGAGGCCTTAAGCCCGTCCAGGCATTCCCTGCGGATGGCCTCAGGCAAATGATCCAAATTTTTTTGGAACGGATACGGGACCCAGCACCCCTCGACCCGGACCCAGGCCTCGCGCCGGATGTCCCGAAAACCGTTTTTCAGGACTTTATTCATGAGCCGGTCGAAATACGGGAAGCGCGAAAAAATGACGTGCCCGCCCAGGTCCCAGGTGAACCCGTTCTGGTCCCGGAAACTCGCGCAGAGGCCACCCAGATACGGGCGGCGCTCCAGGACGGCAAAATCCGCGTGCCCGAGCTCATGCAGCCGGTAAGCCGCGCCCAGCCCCGTCGGGCCGGCGCCGATAATGACGATTTTCTTTTTCATAAAGGAACTCACACCTGCCCCCATTCTACCTTTAAAGGGGCTTTTACGAAAAATGATTTTCAGCAAAAACGCCTCCGGAGCGCCCCGGCCCCGCCGAGGCATCATCGCCAGAGATCCTGAAAATTCCTTGGATGGCCCCGGGGCCGGCGCGTATAATGGAGAAAACCGTCCCGAGCCGTTCCCTATGCCCGTCTTTAAAAAAACCGCCGTCTTTCCCGTCCTGCTGGCCGGTCTCTGCCTCTGGGGCGCGCTCATTTATTCCAACACCCTGCGGGCCCCGTTCGTGTTCGACGATTACGAATTCATCGTCAGGAACCCCTCGATCCGCGGCGCCGACGGCGTCGGGCACCTCTGGGAACAGCCGCTTTACCGCAAACGTTTTGTCGCGTTCGCTTCCTTCGCCATGAATTACCGCCTGCATGGGTATGATGTCACCGGGTACCACCTGGTCAACCTGGCCGCGCATGGATTGACCGCGCTGTCCGTTGTCTGGTTCCTGCTTTTATTGTTCCGAACGCCCCGGTTGCAAAGGGACCCCATTTTTGAAAATCGCCACGCCATTGCCTTGCTGGGCGGCTGGCTGTTTGTCTCACACCCTGTCCAGACAGAAACGGTCACTTATATCAGCCAGCGCTTCACCGGCCTGGCCGCCCTGCTGTATTTATTATCGGCGTGCTGCTACCTGAAAGGCCGGCTTTCCGCCCATCATCCCCCGGGAAGCCGGGGATGGTTTTTGTTGTCCGCCGCGTCAGCGGCCCTGGGCATGCTGACCAAAGAGGAGGCCTTCACCCTCCCGGCCGCCCTTGTCCTGATAGAATCGTTATTTTTCAGGCCTCCCGCCGGTGAGAAAACGTCCGGCCTGAAACGGGGACTGCCGCCCCGGATCTATCTCGGGGGAATGTTCCTGCTGGGGTTCCTGCTCATGGCGGTCCTGTCCTTCAACATCCCGGCCATGCTGCTGGAAGACCGGCATCTCGGGATCACCAGCGGCAAATACCTGCTGACCCAGTTCCGGGTGGTCATGGTGTACCTGGGGCTGTTGTTCTTCCCGGCCGGACAGAACCTCGATTATGATTTTCCCCTGTCAACCACCCTGTGGGACGCGCCGACGCTGTTCAGTCTCGCCGGACTGCTCGCCCTGCTTGCGGCAGGCCTCGCGCTGGCCCGCAGGCATCCGCTGGCCGGATTCGGCATCCTCTGGTTTTTCCTGACCCTTTCGGTGACATCCAGTTTCGTCCCGATCCGGGACGTGATTTTCGAACACCGGCTGTATCTGCCTTCTGTTGGATTTGTGACAGCCCTCTGCGCGTCGGTTCTTTCACTCCCCGGGAACCGGCGCGCCGGCGTCATGGCGCTGATCGCTGTGATCGCGGTTTTTTCGACCTTGACATACCGGCGGAACGCGGTGTGGGCCGATGATGTGATGTTGTGGGAAGACACGGTCCAAAAATCTCCCGCAAAGTCGAGGCCGCACGCCAACTTGGGCATGGCCTACGCAAACCGGGGACAATACGACAAAGCGGTCGCCGAATACCACCGGGCTCTGGAGTTGGACAGCGGCAGGGACAAACGCGTGACCGCGCAAATCCACGTGAATCTGGCAGGCGTTTATGGGGCGCTCGGACGTTATCAGGACATGATTTCCATCTGCCGGAAATCCGTCGAATTCCTTCCGAAAAACGCCCAGGCTTACAGCCATCTGGCGTATGCCCATCTCATGACA
This window encodes:
- a CDS encoding efflux RND transporter permease subunit translates to MKLSEISIQRPVLATMMSLGLILFGVIGLTRLPVRELPDVDPPIVNVMTVYPGASAAVVEAQVTEILEESLTAIEGIRTLTSETRQQVSTITIEFNLSRDIDVSAQDVRDRVSRVRGRLPEDIDEPIVAKQDANAQPVMWVALFSDRYSTLELTTIAENNIKDRLQTISGVSSIIIGGAKRFAIRIWLDAQKMAARGVTVLDVERALRTQSVELPSGVVENRERSMTIETRGELKTPEEYNSLVIKQDGSTFTRLSDIGMAVVGVEDEQSSARFNSKPAVGLGIVRQSKANTIEVTKAVKEEIERLRNLLPKGIEIAFPYDESVYVEHAIEDVWRTLFIAFGLVVLAIYIFLHDSRSTLVPTLTVPVSVISTFGVLYALGFSINIVSMLAFVLAIGLVVDDSIIVLENIYRHIEEGMKPMDAAVQGMREIGFAVIATTVALVSVFLPMAFQTSVTGRLFIEFAIAISMSVMVSSFVALTLSPMICSRILKPIGHAPKGSLLGMFERFLENTTARYGRALQWTLDHPAPIVAASLVTFGLTAFFLTQLPKEFMPDEDKGRLLCIALAPEGATSEYTDRMVRKLESIVAEVPEVEGYFSAVALARGGPGKSSQGFAFIRLKDHRKRHLRDIVGGPTGLAARFFNEVEGAFVIPIVPKSIGGSFSQPFQLVVQSQDLTALSNYAEALTNKLRSAGFLMNVRTTFEMNKPELRVSIDRDRAAAVGVNVEDISRTMQILFGGSDLTKVNIKGKEYDVIVQLGRASRLTPTDLEKVYVRSIRGDLIQLNNVINYETGAGPSAINHYNRWRSANIEGSPAGIPLGNAMEKARAILKEDLPDGFRYEWTGEARDLIESRGQFDFVMVLAAIVIYMVLAAQFESLIHPLTVMFTIPLAAFGATGGLWLLGLISNAGWFGVIQGMSVNLYSQIGMILLFGLVTKNGILLVDFANQQLAKGKPAKEAMHQAGLIRLRPILMTAAATIVGILPIAIGFGASGEARRPLGVAAVSGMVTSTFLTLFLIPVVYVFFNNFVHRRIPVKILPPKAAGHAALILLAGTFLSGCALGPQYRKPDVTTAQAWKNQAGPSAGVELREKWWQIFRDKELSWLEELAVSQNQDLSAAVARVEKARALARVDGADLWPEIEANPSAERSRSSKNSSTVGLTKSRTSNTFKAPLDFSYEVDIWGKVRRAFEAGVAEAEAEAAAFRTVLLTLTADVAKTHFSIGAVDAEIDALAGAVNLRQKAVDMLNLRFQQGINSELTFFQAQTQLAQAQADLVDARRRRENLVNALAALCGQPASSFTTPHAPLKISVPDIPAGIPSDVLKNRPDIIEAERLMAAANERVGMAKASFFPSVKLTGNGGFASAEAEDLWKWESREWSLGPSVNIPLFNGGRLTAELRAEEAEYRKTLADYRQRVLTAFSEVENALSDIRLRKEQSVAQQSLLGAARQAAEISLHRYKEGLVTFLEVIDSERSRLQAERDAIQIRSEELIAAVQLIKAIGGKWASGSAE
- a CDS encoding efflux RND transporter periplasmic adaptor subunit, yielding MFRNSLLIGLAALALAGCGEADKGGHGGGFAVSVIAEPVKQEKIEDKISLVGTLAADEAVEIKNQVPGVIEQIGFEEGQAVQQGQMLFMIDAAKLNASLSQAEANLGLAGTTFERLSSLIKSGAVSQQEYDQAKSDLEAKQAEANLIKAQLKETVITASFDGVMGERKVSLGQFVNQGSTLTYLISQDPMKAEFRVPERFLGQLKDGQKIQVSVAAYPEDRFSGAVYFIDPQVEETTRTALVKARVPNPEGQLRRGMFANLDLIVSIRPRALVVPESALIPRGEEVFTFIVDAEGKAQMKPVKVGVRLAGKAEILEGLSAGENVIVEGHQKVGPGSPVKIKEEAPGQGEPAPAS
- a CDS encoding MarR family transcriptional regulator; the encoded protein is MSPSPYNLEESLGYVMARAARALGTRLNRNFADAGHDVTCEQWSVLTNLWSRNGQSQQDLAGTTCKGKASVTRLIDNMERHNLVVRIPSKDDRRQKLIYLTRKGRDLQERLAAVVRQTLNEAQKKISPREIGQCKKILCRIYENVKD